In Streptomyces sp. TLI_146, the genomic stretch TGGCGGACGGCGGACCCGGGACAATCATTGGTCCCGACGTGAGAGACAATGGACGCTCTGCCAGGGCGGGTGCCGCTCCCCCGGGGGCCAACCCCCGGACCCCCGGCAGGAGAAGCAGGTCGGAGCGGTGAACCGGGCCGCCTCACGAGGCAAGTTGCGGGAGCCGTCGGCCGGAACGCGGTCGGTGGGGGCGCGGATCAGGGATCGCAGAGGGGACGCATGTCGGAGGCGGAGCAGTCGCGGGAGCCCCAGCGGGACGAGCGGAAGGAGTCCGGCGGGAAAGCCGAGGGACGACTCCTGGCCGATCGGTACCGGCTCGGGGATGTGCTCGGCCGTGGCGGCATGGGCACGGTCTGGCGTGCCGTCGACGAGACGCTGGGCCGTACCGTCGCCGTCAAGGAGCTGCGCTTTCCCAGCAGCATCGACGACGACGAGAAGCGCCGGCTGATCACGCGCACCCTGCGTGAGGCCAAGGCGATCGCCCGGATCCGCAACACCAGCGCGGTCACGGTCTACGACGTCGTGGACGAGGACGACCGGCCGTGGATCGTCATGGAACTCGTCGAGGGCAAGTCGCTCGCCGAAGCGGTGCGCGAGGACGGGGTGCTGACGCCGCGCCGGGCCGCCGAGGTCGGGCTCGCCATCCTCGACGTGCTGCGCTCCGCCCACCGCGAGGGCATCCTGCACCGCGATGTGAAGCCGTCCAACGTGCTCATCGCCGAGGACGGCCGGGTCGTGCTCACCGACTTCGGCATCGCCCAGGTCGAGGGCGACCCCTCCATCACCTCGACGGGCATGCTCGTCGGCGCGCCCTCGTACATCTCGCCGGAGCGCGCCCGCGGCCACAAGCCCGGCCCGGCCGCCGACCTGTGGTCGCTCGGCGGCTTGCTCTACGCGTGCGTGGAGGGCGTCCCGCCGTACGACAAGGGCTCCGCTATCGCGACGCTCACCGCGGTGATGACCGAGCCGGTGGACCCGCCGACCAACGCGGGACCGCTCCTGGAGAAGGTCATCTACGGCCTGCTCGCCAAGGACCCCGAGCAGCGGCTCGACAACGAGGCGGCGCGGGCGCTGCTCACCGAGGTGCTGCACGCCCCGGAGCAGGCCGTGCGGGCACCGGAGCCGGTGTCGTCCGAGGTGACCCGGGTCGTCGCGCTGCCCCCCGTGCCCGGCGAGCCCAAGGGCGACGCGGGTGCCAAGGCGAAGGAGGTGGCCGACGCGGCCGCCGACCGGATGCGCGGCGCGTTCAAGTCCGTGCGGAACGCGGCTGCGGCCGCGCAGACCACGGCCAAGGAGAAGGCGAAGGACAAGGCGGCGGGCAGAGCGGCCGCCAAGCCGGTCGCCGCGGCCGGGTCCGTGCCCGTCGCGCCCCCGGCACCGTCCGGGCCGCCCGCGCCGGTGCGGGCCCCGCTCACCGATGTCGTCCCGCGCCGGACGCTGGTGATCATCGCGGTCGTCGCGGCGCTGGCCGTGCTCGGGACGGTGCTCGCGGTCGCGTTCAGCGGCGGCGACGACGACAAGGGCAAGGGTGGCAAGGGCGACAACAAGGCGTCCAGCGGCGTAACCGCGGGCGGCGACGGCAGCGGCAAGGGCAAGACCGGCGGCACCCAGGGCACGGGCACCGGCCAGCAGCAGGGCCAGGGGCAGACCCAGACCCAGGGCCAGAGCGGCGGCAAGACCCCCGCGTCCCCCCAGACCCCCGGGTCCGGGGCCACGTCCGGGTCCGCGTCCGGGGGCAACGGGGCGGGCGCCAACCTGCCCAGCGGGTACTCCATGCTCACCGACGCCGACTTCCACTTCTCCATGGCCATGCCCGCCGGGTTCCACCGTACCGGCATAGCCGGGGCCAACTCCGGCGGCATATACAGCGCCAA encodes the following:
- a CDS encoding serine/threonine-protein kinase, coding for MSEAEQSREPQRDERKESGGKAEGRLLADRYRLGDVLGRGGMGTVWRAVDETLGRTVAVKELRFPSSIDDDEKRRLITRTLREAKAIARIRNTSAVTVYDVVDEDDRPWIVMELVEGKSLAEAVREDGVLTPRRAAEVGLAILDVLRSAHREGILHRDVKPSNVLIAEDGRVVLTDFGIAQVEGDPSITSTGMLVGAPSYISPERARGHKPGPAADLWSLGGLLYACVEGVPPYDKGSAIATLTAVMTEPVDPPTNAGPLLEKVIYGLLAKDPEQRLDNEAARALLTEVLHAPEQAVRAPEPVSSEVTRVVALPPVPGEPKGDAGAKAKEVADAAADRMRGAFKSVRNAAAAAQTTAKEKAKDKAAGRAAAKPVAAAGSVPVAPPAPSGPPAPVRAPLTDVVPRRTLVIIAVVAALAVLGTVLAVAFSGGDDDKGKGGKGDNKASSGVTAGGDGSGKGKTGGTQGTGTGQQQGQGQTQTQGQSGGKTPASPQTPGSGATSGSASGGNGAGANLPSGYSMLTDADFHFSMAMPAGFHRTGIAGANSGGIYSANGGFPRIQVDFNAKPTDDARRAWLELAGAVAGSSSNYHLLGIQKVDYKGYPTVADWQFERDQGGERVRILNRGFKVDGSHGYAIMVTCKTAEWDTDACVTLRKTAFDTFSPKD